In Zingiber officinale cultivar Zhangliang chromosome 8B, Zo_v1.1, whole genome shotgun sequence, a single genomic region encodes these proteins:
- the LOC122014680 gene encoding stem-specific protein TSJT1-like, translated as MLGIFQNAVAQAPEELHSPAIPPSPGAILRQPKKPDDILKDFHAAYSSHSFSASFAAGAALAFVSVHSPRTSSHPRLFCSFDDVYCMFVGSLNNLSSLIRQYGLCSKSTNEALLVIEAYRTLRDRGPYPADQVVKDLSGSFAFVVYDNKAGTVFAALSSDGGVPLFWGVAADGSVVICDDLDVVKASCGKSYAPFPTGCMFHSEGGLRSFEHPLNKLKAMPRVDSEGVMCGASFKVDTYSRINSMPRVGSAADWTSWEGSC; from the exons ATGTTAGGGATCTTCCAGAATGCCGTGGCCCAGGCGCCGGAGGAGCTCCACAGTCCGGCCATACCGCCGAGCCCCGGCGCCATTCTCCGGCAGCCGAAGAAACCAGATGACATACTAAAGGACTTCCACGCTGCCTACTCCAGCCACTCCTTCTCTGCTTCCTTCGCCGCTGGCGCCGCACTCGCCTTCGTTTCTGTCCACTCTCCTCGCACCTCCTCGCACCCAAG GTTGTTCTGTAGCTTCGATGATGTCTACTGCATGTTCGTGGGGAGCCTAAACAACCTAAGCTCGCTCATCCGGCAGTACGGGCTCTGCAGCAAGTCTACCAATGAGGCGCTGCTGGTGATCGAAGCCTACCGCACGCTGCGCGACCGCGGGCCCTACCCTGCGGATCAGGTCGTCAAGGACCTCAGCGGCTCCTTCGCTTTCGTCGTCTACGACAACAAGGCCGGCACCGTATTCGCCGCTCTG AGCTCAGATGGAGGAGTGCCTTTGTTTTGGGGCGTTGCAGCTGATGGATCCGTGGTGATCTGTGACGACCTGGACGTCGTCAAGGCGAGCTGCGGCAAATCCTATGCGCCATTTCCAACTG GGTGCATGTTCCACAGCGAGGGAGGGTTGAGGAGCTTCGAGCATCCGTTGAACAAGCTGAAGGCGATGCCGAGGGTGGACAGCGAGGGTGTGATGTGCGGGGCGAGCTTCAAGGTGGACACTTACTCCCGGATCAACTCCATGCCTAGGGTTGGAAGCGCCGCGGACTGGACTTCATGGGAAGGATCTTGCTGA
- the LOC122014678 gene encoding protein BTR1-like isoform X1, whose amino-acid sequence MESPELHGDSSPEDPPRRSQRPRSPILDDKEKHTHVRLLVSNAMAGSIIGKGGSTINDFQTQSAARIQLSRNHEIFPGTSDRIILVSGTFDEVLKATELILEKMLSEVEDGNDVEGRTKVKLIVPNSSCGAIIGKGGSTIKSFIEESRAGIKISPQDDNSGLNDRLVTLAGSFEEQMHAIFLILSKLIEDPHYPQKVNSPFTYSGLPSNPVGYMIPSAGYNHVNYGLNGVGGKYPNNKQGMASPAILARTSGGTKEGLKNSVTIGVADEHIGAVVGRAGKNIMEISQVSGARIKISDRGDFIAGTSERKVTITGSPEAIRVAEAMIMQKVSASANSET is encoded by the exons ATGGAGTCCCCTGAGCTGCACGGCGACTCCTCTCCCGAAGATCCCCCTCGGCGATCACAGCGCCCTCGATCTCCGATTCTTG ATGATAAGGAAAAACATACGCATGTGAGACTTCTTGTGTCGAATGCTATGGCTGGGAGCATCATTGGCAAGGGCGGATCAACAATTAATGACTTCCAGACACAATCTGCTGCCCGTATTCAGCTATCCCGTAACCATGAGATATTTCCAGGAACATCAGATAGAATAATATTGGTTTCTGGAACATTTGATGAAGTTTTGAAGGCTACAGAACTAATACTGGAGAAAATGCTGAGTGAG GTAGAAGATGGTAATGATGTTGAAGGAAGAACAAAAGTCAAACTCATCGTTCCTAACAGCTCATGCGGTGCTATTATTGGGAAAGGAGGGTCAACTATAAA GTCTTTTATTGAGGAATCCCGAGCTGGGATTAAGATATCACCTCAGGATGATAACTCTGGCCTAAATGATAGGCTGGTTACCTTGGCAGGATCTTTTGAGGAGCAAATGCATGCTATCTTTCTGATATTGTCAAAATTAATTGAAGATCCTCACTATCCACAAAAAGTAAATTCACCTTTTACATATTCAG GCCTTCCTAGTAATCCTGTTGGATATATGATTCCTTCTGCTGGATACAATCATGTGAATTATGGACTAAATGGTGTTGGAGGAAAATATCCAAATAACAAG CAGGGTATGGCATCTCCTGCGATCCTGGCAAGGACTTCTGGTGGGACAAAAGAAGGCCTGAAAAACTCAGTCACAATTGGCGTTGCAGATGAGCATATTGGAGCTGTTGTTGGGCGAGCAGGGAAGAACATAATGGAGATAAGTCAG GTTAGTGGAGCTAGGATCAAGATTTCAGATAGAGGCGATTTCATTGCTGGCACTTCAGAGAG GAAAGTAACGATAACGGGATCACCAGAAGCAATCCGTGTGGCAGAGGCTATGATTATGCAAAAGGTTTCAGCTTCCGCCAATTCAGAAACATGA
- the LOC122014678 gene encoding protein BTR1-like isoform X2: MESPELHGDSSPEDPPRRSQRPRSPILDDKEKHTHVRLLVSNAMAGSIIGKGGSTINDFQTQSAARIQLSRNHEIFPGTSDRIILVSGTFDEVLKATELILEKMLSEVEDGNDVEGRTKVKLIVPNSSCGAIIGKGGSTIKSFIEESRAGIKISPQDDNSGLNDRLVTLAGSFEEQMHAIFLILSKLIEDPHYPQKVNSPFTYSGLPSNPVGYMIPSAGYNHVNYGLNGVGGKYPNNKGMASPAILARTSGGTKEGLKNSVTIGVADEHIGAVVGRAGKNIMEISQVSGARIKISDRGDFIAGTSERKVTITGSPEAIRVAEAMIMQKVSASANSET; this comes from the exons ATGGAGTCCCCTGAGCTGCACGGCGACTCCTCTCCCGAAGATCCCCCTCGGCGATCACAGCGCCCTCGATCTCCGATTCTTG ATGATAAGGAAAAACATACGCATGTGAGACTTCTTGTGTCGAATGCTATGGCTGGGAGCATCATTGGCAAGGGCGGATCAACAATTAATGACTTCCAGACACAATCTGCTGCCCGTATTCAGCTATCCCGTAACCATGAGATATTTCCAGGAACATCAGATAGAATAATATTGGTTTCTGGAACATTTGATGAAGTTTTGAAGGCTACAGAACTAATACTGGAGAAAATGCTGAGTGAG GTAGAAGATGGTAATGATGTTGAAGGAAGAACAAAAGTCAAACTCATCGTTCCTAACAGCTCATGCGGTGCTATTATTGGGAAAGGAGGGTCAACTATAAA GTCTTTTATTGAGGAATCCCGAGCTGGGATTAAGATATCACCTCAGGATGATAACTCTGGCCTAAATGATAGGCTGGTTACCTTGGCAGGATCTTTTGAGGAGCAAATGCATGCTATCTTTCTGATATTGTCAAAATTAATTGAAGATCCTCACTATCCACAAAAAGTAAATTCACCTTTTACATATTCAG GCCTTCCTAGTAATCCTGTTGGATATATGATTCCTTCTGCTGGATACAATCATGTGAATTATGGACTAAATGGTGTTGGAGGAAAATATCCAAATAACAAG GGTATGGCATCTCCTGCGATCCTGGCAAGGACTTCTGGTGGGACAAAAGAAGGCCTGAAAAACTCAGTCACAATTGGCGTTGCAGATGAGCATATTGGAGCTGTTGTTGGGCGAGCAGGGAAGAACATAATGGAGATAAGTCAG GTTAGTGGAGCTAGGATCAAGATTTCAGATAGAGGCGATTTCATTGCTGGCACTTCAGAGAG GAAAGTAACGATAACGGGATCACCAGAAGCAATCCGTGTGGCAGAGGCTATGATTATGCAAAAGGTTTCAGCTTCCGCCAATTCAGAAACATGA
- the LOC122015636 gene encoding two pore potassium channel a-like has product MANEWPREPLLPGLLNPPKQPKKESMVKRKKFFRSRSAPSVDRSLVPMDVVHDKFPGPQLRSGYFCPSFKKVALFLVIYLGAGVLCFYLVKDQLSGKKTNGVLDAIYFTIVTMTTVGYGDLVPNSTATKLLACAFVFTGMALVGMLLSRAADYLVEKQEVLLYKALHIREKDGEAHMMQHIETNKAKYKFYTAAMFLVQMVLIGTVFLWKVENLNLVDAFYCVCSTITTLGYGDKSFSTEEGRVFAIFWIVASTICMAQFFLYLAEIYSEQRQRRLAKWVLTRRMTYVDLEAADLDEDGAVGAAEFIIYKLKEMGKISEQDIAIVMEEFEDLDVDHSGKLTTSDLDVAQCDR; this is encoded by the exons ATGGCAAACGAGTGGCCACGGGAACCCTTGCTCCCGGGGTTACTAAATCCTCCTAAGCAGCCAAAAAAGGAGAGCATGGTGAAGAGGAAAAAATTCTTTCGTAGTAGAAGTGCCCCATCGGTAGACCGTTCGTTGGTACCTATGgatgtagttcatgacaaatttcCTGGTCCACAGTTAAGATCGGGTTATTTTTGCCCGAGTTTTAAGAAAGTTGCTCTTTTCTTGGTCATCTACCTTGGCGCAGGTGTTCTTTGCTTTTATCTTGTGAAGGATCAACTTTCCGGGAAGAAAACAAATGGAGTGCTTGATGCAATATACTTCACCATTGTGACAATGACCACAGTTGGTTATGGTGATCTGGTTCCAAACAGCACTGCTACTAAACTTCTGGCCTGTGCATTTGTGTTCACAGGCATGGCGTTAGTCGGTATGTTGTTGAGCAGAGCTGCTGACTATCTTGTCGAAAAGCAAGAAGTTCTTCTATACAAGGCCTTGCATATTCGTGAAAAGGATGGTGAAGCACACATGATGCAACACATCGAAACAAACAAAGCGAAGTATAAATTCTATACCGCGGCAATGTTTCTCGTGCAAATGGTCTTAATTGGCACGGTGTTTCTGTGGAAAGTTGAGAACCTAAATCTTGTTGATGCCTTCTACTGTGTTTGCTCTACGATCACGACACTAGGATATGGAGACAAGAGCTTCTCTACTGAAGAAGGTCGAGTTTTTGCGATTTTTTGGATCGTGGCTAGTACTATATGTATGGCTCAGTTCTTTCTGTATCTTGCCGAGATATATTCTGAGCAGCGCCAGAGAAGGCTAGCAAAATGGGTCCTAACCAGGAGAATGACATATGTGGATCTTGAAGCAGCAGATTTAGATGAAGATGGAGCTGTGGG TGCGGCGGAGTTCATAATTTATAAGCTGAAGGAGATGGGGAAGATCAGCGAGCAGGATATCGCAATCGTGATGGAGGAATTTGAGGATCTAGACGTCGACCACTCGGGTAAATTAACAACAAGTGATCTTGATGTTGCACAATGTGATCGATAG